The sequence AAAGTATCCAAGAGAAAAAGCCAGAGAATTATCAAGAAAGTCAGTGAGTGGTTATCCAAAATTAATGTTGATGAGGTAACGGCTATTGGTGTTGAATTTAATCCACATGACCAGAATACTGAGTCAGATTCCTTAGCAGAAAGAGAGAGCCATGCCTGTTGTGAGGAAGCTTCTAGTTCAGATGATACTGAAAAAGTTGAATATGATCTACTCACATCTTTAAAAGATGTGGCAAAAGTAACTGTAACTGATGTTAAAAACAAAATCTTTGGGAAAACCTATAAGAGAGGCAAGAGAAAAAGTGCTCCAGTAAGCTGGAGTTTTAATTCTGAAAGTAAAAGTGATGACTTGACTTCTCACAGAGAAGATGTCTTTGTTATCAGTTGCAATAAAactcaaaaaggaaaaaaaagcaaTGGACTAGATCCTGAAGACTTTATAAAGAGGACTGTTTATGATAACGATAACCATGACAGTGGTATTCAGAATGGAAATAACCAAACAGGCCACAAGGAGCATGTTCCCATATCGAAGAGCATTGAAACTGAGCCAAATAAAGAAATAATAGATGAATCATCTGATATTAAACAAAATGACAAATTAGTTGTTGCCTCTCTGACTAAGGCAGTGATTTGTAGTGACATGGTGGAAGATTCAAAGCAAAATGTGCAGCAACCTGATTTGGAGTTATGCAAGACTGATGCTGAAAGCAAGAAAAAAATGAACAAAAGTTTGAGGAAAAAAGGGAGAAAATCATCAATAAAACAGACCAAAAAAAGAACTAAACCTTTGCAGCTGGTCAGTCAGCTTGTAAGAGCTGATGGAAGTCCTAGAAACAGCCCAACTGACATGAATGAGAACAAGATTGATAGTTTTCCTAGTAGTGAAGAGCCAGTGAAAGCTGAACTAGAAATGAGGACCACCAGAAGAAGCACCAGACTGAAGCTGCTGGATGAAGAGTTGATCCTGCAAGACAAAAACATAGGGAAGAAGTCTAAATTGACCACATTGCATTCACACCTCATGCCTGTTGCAGGAATTGCACCTTCAGCAGAGCCCAGTGAAGAAAATACTGATGCAGGAATGGTATGTGTAGAAACTGAGAGTCTGCCATTACCGGATGTTATAGTTCAAGACTGTAATGAACAGTTACCTAATACTAACTATTCAAAACAAGATTATGTAGCTTCTCATGGATCAGTTGGGCACTGTACAGTAGAGGAGCTTGAAGACAGTGCTGCAGTAAGATTATCAGAGAATGTGCATAAACAATTAAGGGGCTGTGGAAAAACAGAAACTGATGATGCTACAGTGCCAGTTGAATATTCATTGTGTTCTGATCATCGTTCTTGCAAAGTAGCATCTGGCACACAACCAGAGGGTTCAGGTTCACAGACCAGCTTGTTACTACTTGcacctcctcctattcctgtgaaAAAACTTAGTGACCCACAAGAACATTTCAATGGTATAGGAAAAGGTGAAGTGCACCCAAATGGTACAGCATGTTTGTCTGAGAATCATTCCAGACTAGGAACTGTAAACAGTGAAGATAACAACAGTGAGGAAGTATCTGTAAAGCAACAGACCAGATTGAAGGAGGCAACTGAAGACAGTGAAGTGGACACTGAGCTGCTTCTAAAGTCATTCAGATCATCAAAACGAAGATCATTCATACTTATTCCAGCCACAGACCATCCGTCTGTGGAAGATGAATGTGCAACAACTCCAGTTTCCAAATGTGTTAATGCTGTATCTGCTTGTAAATCAAAGGAGATCAATGGAGGAGATGCAGTAAATAAAGATTATGATGGAAACTTTGCTACACATCAGAAAACGGAGAAAGTGAATTTGGATAAAAGTGGTTCGCCAGTCGAAGAAGCTAAGGTTGCCAATGATGTCAAAAGTAAGCACTGCACTTCTGAGTTAGGTAATGTACTGCTATTGAACAGGGCAGATCCCGATTCTGTTGAAATTGTGCCTCCAACCCTTGGGTTTCCACGGCATATCCAGGAGGCGGTGCCTCTATTAAGTAGCAGGAGAAAGGGAAAAAGGAACACCAGGTTGCTCAGAGGAAAAGGATCAAATAGTAGTCACTCACTGGTTACTATAGAGAAAGAAATATTTGATTCTGATAAATCAAGCCATGCCACAGCTTGTGAGCAGTTAAGTAGCAACACAAACAACAACTCTTGGCTTAAAAATGCCGCAAGTGCAGTAGAAGACAGAACCTTAGAAGTAGCGGTTCGCCAAGATGTTTTAGGACTTGAATCCAGTGCATATCCAGAGTCTGAATTGATGTTTTCAACTAGAGATCAACTTGGACAGGAAGTGAATGAAAAAGATACCTATCAAGAGAAGAAATCAGATAAATTGCTGAAAGGGAGAGTGTTTTATAAAAATAGTGAGTTACCTCAAAATGTTCCGATGGCTTTGGAAAGCACTACAGAAAGTGAATTGGTTAAATTAACTGATGTTGCACGATACCACTCTCAGCCTATATTTACTAATGCACAAGAAAGCATTACGACAGGAAATAAAACTGGTGAAAACAAATGTCCACAGAATTCACAGATGTCTTCGATAACTCCTGATGGGCTGCTAGACTATGCTGATGACAACATAAATAAAAGCAATACAAAAAgtgtggatgagctggatgaaatgCAAAGTAAATGCGAGATGAGAGAGGATAAAGAACGACTGAAACGATATGAAACAGCAACGGAGGAACTGAAGAGCAGGAGCTTACAGAACTCTTTGACACGAGATCTGGTTCAAGGCCGGAGGAAGCGACCAGTAAAACTGTCCACTTCAGAATCTGAAACAAGTGATGAAGAGCTACCTTGTTTTCAGATTTTTGGATTCAACAGATTGGGGTCAAATGCTCCATCTGTGTCACAAAGTCCCTTAAGTACAACACATCCATCTTTAAAAAGCTCACTGGTACAAACTAATTTTCCAAACAGCAGCACAGAAGTTAAAAAGACTTTTTATGCTGAAGTAAATAAATTGGAAGAGAATGTAGGTGAAGACTCTCCCAAAAATGAATGCCTTTCCCCAAGCCAAGAATCGGAGGAATCTCCTGACTTGTTCTCTTATTCTGATGGTTCATCCCCTGATGCCAGTCCTCAACCAAAACTGAGCAGTAAGACTCATCACAAACAAATAAATGCTTTAAGTGTCACTGaatcagagagtcaggatgaaaaaAATGACAGCAAAGTTGAAGAAACTTGGGGAGGCACACCAGCTCCATATCTGCAGACACAGCATTTAGGTATGCTGTTTAATCATTTTGGGAAACTTTCATGCTTGGAATGTGACTTGACCCACAGGAGAACTTCAATTTAATGTTTAGTCATGGGCAGCAAAGCTCTATTGGTGGTTTACCTGCTGACTGGGAAATTTGAACAAATTTCTAGGCAAAGAATTCTGGTGACCAGATGGTGAAGCTGATTTTCAAATAAATATAAATGTCCAACTTTGAAACACTTTATCAACCAACAGTTTTTTTTTACATCAGAGTAACAATTCCGGAAAAATAGTGGATGTGTGCTTAAAAATTGAGATTAAGCAGTTAAAGTGACGAGAAATCTCCTATTACAAATCTGGGTTGACTTGATAACTGCATGCAGCACagctttatatttttaaaaaaaaacaagctatAATATTAAATCCACTTTTCATGTACATTAATACTGTCTCCTATTGACAAACAATAGGGATGTAAATGTGATGGAAGGTGCATCTAATCGTATTCGAGGTTCTCTCATTTTATCGCTTAATTGCCACAGTAGTAAAATTGTATGAAAGTTGGTATTCAGGGACTTTTATCAGAGTATCTGCTACTCCCTCCTCCCTGTTGGGGATTTGGTATAAGGAGACCCTGGGAGTAACAATCAAATTAGTTGGCAGGCTGAACAAGCAGAATTGTGAAAACCAGTCCATGGGTCTGTTTAGTGAAAATTATCTAatggcagtttaaaaaaaaaagtggttctggaagtggaaaaagaaaccagcacaaagaggATCAAAGATAACCTTGATGGTAGGAATCTTTGTGTGGTGTGCATGTATAGGGCTGTTTAATACAGAACACAAATCAATGATTGGAAGAAATTATATTAATGTGGGAGGTGGGAATGAAAAGAAATGGACGACTTCGGGAATAGCACAAATGCCTTTTTTAATCAGCCCAGATGCTTCAAAATTGTGTCCAATCATGTGTTGAAAAATGCACCAAGTAAAATCCAAATTTCCTGGGGGAGAATGCTCTGAGCAGCTTCCCTTCAGTTAGAACATCGAATAGGACGCTAGATTTCTTTTTGGTGGAGTCTGAGTTGCAACACTGAGCTGCTGCTTTAAATCTGTAGTGCAGGAAGAGTGTATGTGATTTATTGAACTTATTTTCCACATTTCGGGATTTAGATGCACCTATCCTAGAGTCAGCATGCCCATGTAGGTTATAATATTTTCCAACTGTTTGCCTGCAGAAGGTGGGAAAGTACCTGGAAATGACAGTGAAGCCAGTCATACTGGTGACTCCTCTCCAGAGAGTGAGATTCTAACCACTCAGGTAAAAATAATGATTTTTCGTGACAGTCAAGCTTGTATTTGAATGAGATACAAAGTGTAAGAAATGATAGCCACTTAATCACAATTTATTTGCTGCAAAATGctcacttattaattatatttggctTTTTCAACTTGTCAATTTTGAAGCAGTTGTATAACACAATGTGGGATGCGTGTTTGTTTCAATTTGCAGGTGACTTAATTTATAGTTCAATTAACCCAACTGCAAAGTTCAACAATGCTTCTGTcagacttaaaggaatagacaaaaGTTGACTGAATGCTTGCAAAATATTTGACAGGTCCTAAACTGAATTGAAAAGACCACATTATGATTCCAAATGgtagtgaatttttttttttgcttcaaaGCTCTAATGGCTGAAAGATGTTGAATAGAAATAACCATTATGGAGCAAAGCATATTTAATGATCTGGctggcaatttaaaaaaaattggttGCAGTCTTCTATTTCTGTTCTGTTACCTTGATTTTAATTGGGTCTGGTATACGCAAATCTTTAATGGATTCATATGGACCTGTCCATACTTAAACGCATTTATTAAGATTCTGCGATTGTAAGTGATGTAGCGAGCAAgagctgatttttttttcctctctctttaGTAACCTGGGGCACTGGGATTAACTATAATGCACCTCTTGCTCTGGCAGCTACTTCAGGACGGATGAGGAAGGGAAATTGAACCCAGGACTTGTCTGATCTGTGTGGATCAGTTGAGGCAACTGGCATAGCTGCATTTAAAGGGAAATTTAGATTTTTGTTTGCCGATCAGATTTTTGATTTTAGTATTTTGACTTACGAAGCAGTTTGTCTCTGTGGGCTAGATTTTATTAGTGCACTGCGCTTTGCACCAGCGCACTGAACgtggcggccttccgacatggaagtgccccgcgatattacgcgtgggggctgatttaaataaagGGGCGGCCGctgtgtccccggcaatggcgttctGCGCCACTCCGCaggcgccatttataaagggcttcgaGCTCTGACAGctgatttaaaattttaaagggaccaTCACTTTAAATATCAATAAAAACATTTAAATTGAACATAAAAGCGCTACTTGCACCCCCCTGCTATGATCACGCAATAAATTTTATTTCTCCTACCCATCCACCCCCTGATAAACCATCTTTGACAGTCCTGACCTTTAAAcctcaaactttgcactcttttttttgcccttcaaccccttcccaccatccccacagccaataaacagtgttttccccgctcctcctccactcccaccctgaaaatctttttcctcctcCCTGCCCACCAGGTTCTCTCCTCGGAACTCCatgcagagttccgaaggcgcgaaTGGCGGCCGTAACATTGACATGGGACGGCCACCgtctgcaggtaagttcatttgcatctcTTTATTGCTAgtttgaatattaagatgaagggcctgccgccaggcaGCGGGGGAGCTGCACCGAGGTCTCCCCACTGCCGGTATTATGCGGTgggcctcttcccgcagaatttGACCCCCCGCAGCCGCAACTCGCGCGTCGAAGGGCTGGTAAACCCTATATGTTTTAATAAAATTTCTGCAATGCCTGCACTGATTTATTTCCCTTTTGGATAACTAAAGGAATAAGTTTTTCATCCATTTCATTCCCAGGACAGAGCTTCACATAAGAATGTGTGTTGGGAATTTGGGTGTTAATATTTGCAGAGGATCTCTGGAAGTAAGTCTACAGTTGCAGGTGGTCCTTGACGCACACAACTTTGGAAACCACTGGTATAAATTAACATCAAATTAAAAGGTTGAAATGTGCTGTCAGAATAATCTGTCAAATGTTGCTAATTCATACAAAAGCACAAGACTAAAGATTGGGTGCAATATTTCCCACGTAACAGATCTGTGGAATAGGCAGTCATTAAAAACAGTCATGTTTCTCccacattttatttaatttatggtTAAAAACAGTGCTGAAATCAGGTGATTAAATACTATATGGAACATGATGGTTCCTGCACCATTTTGGACCAAGGAAATGTCACCTGTGGAATGTAACTGGTCACGGTTGAATAATGTAAGCTATAATGTTAAATCAATGTTCAAGAATTATTGCTCAATTACCTTAGGGAGTGAGCGAGAAATTTCCCAGAGCCCTATCTTGGAAATTCCCTCTGTAGCTCATCACCTCTCTCGTGACATTAAGTTGGATCTAGACCATGATGGTACAATTTGTATGTGGTCAGTTGAAAGTGAGTTTGTTGCAGCAAGTAGCTTTATCCTGTTGCATAATTTTATGTTCTCACtcagcacttgaggaaaataatagGTTTTTAgatgaaaatttttttttttttttgaggtctGCCATCAGTATGCCAATAGGGTTAAAAGTTCTCTTCTACAGAAATTTGGAAACTATAAAGACCAGTTAAGAACTAATTGGCATCATAACTGAATAGCAATCACATTATTCAAAATGTTTTAGGAAGTTAGAATCATAAGCTGCATTTAGTACACCAATTTCTTTAagggcggctcagtggcgcagtggttagcaccgcagcctcacagcttcagggacccgggttcgattctgggtacctcccgtgtggagtttgcaagttctccctgtgactgcgtgggttttcgccgggtgctctggtttcctcctgcagccaaagacttgcaggttgataggtaaattggccattgtaattgcccctaggtggtaggaaatatgagattactgtagggttagtataaacgggtggtttttggtcagcacagactcggtgggccgaagggcctgtttcagtgctgtatctctttaaaaatatatatatatttcaacTGGGAACTTTGTTTTACTTCCCAAGCAAAGGTATGCAATACAGGATAACATAAAGAAGCTTGAGCGTGAAATGGCTGTGCTCGAGGCAGTATTGGATGAACATGGAAGCCAAGACACTGAACACTCGCTTTCAACGACCCGTCTGGAAGATTGTCCAGAGTTACTTGAACAGCAAGAGGAAACAGATGGTTCATTGATAAAAAAGGGTAAAGTTCTAAAACTGTAAACCTCTACGTTGTCAGATGGTGAGAGTTTTATTAGGCTCTTTTTGTGCAGATACTTGCCCTGACATTTGCACAAGTTGAATATTAACAGATTGTGATTTAAATTCAATGAACCAGAAAAACACATTCTTACATGCTTTATAAATGAAAATCTATGTGGTGGTAGAAAATTGTCAGAAACCAATTTGAAACCACTGTTTGTTTATACAGTATAGGGAAATGTGCAGTGTGCATTTAACATTTATCATATTATGTACAGCAATTAGTGTCCACTTTGAAAACTTAATTTTCCAAGATCATTTTGAAACCAAGGGAGTTGCACGGTCATGTCGTCATATTTCACATGATCTgaatttacaatcttttttttaaacagttttaTTATTGCTTCAGGATAGGAGCAGTCATGTGCACAATGATAGAAGAAATTGAGTAGAATACAATGAAGCATCATGTGTTATGCTTAGAAACCAGTTAAATTGAAATCTTTTTCCACAGAATACGATTTAAACCTGTAATTAAAAATAGTTTAGTCAATGTACACTTTCAATAAGCTGCAACTTTTCACTGTCAATTTCCGTTCATTCTAATGAGAACTATAGCTGACTCGGCAGAACTGAAAACCAGAATGGAACTAGCCAGTTTAAAAATTAAATTACTTGGGGACTTCATCTCATTTAATGCTAAAGGTGCTAATCCAATTTTAAAGCTCACTTATTTTTATATGGAATTCCTGGAAAGATTTAATATGCACATTATTTGGAACGAATGCAAAGGAACCTTTTTACCATCAAATTTTCAGAACAGTATTGGTAGAGGTATGGAATCAAATCTCACACACAGGAGGAAAATATCTGATGAGAGGTCGCatatacctgaaacattaactttttctctccacggatgctgcctgacctgctgagcatgtccagcattttctgtttttgcttcagatttccagcaaccacggTATTTTGTTTTTGGAAATTGTCTTCCCTGGCTCCTtcaccccaccgccaccccccaaaCCCCAAAAGAAAATCACTTTGTTATGCATCTGACCTATATCACAGTTGAGCTTACATTGGTAGATACTGTGTAGTGACAAAAGCTGGTCCATTCCCTTATAAATGGATATATTTATAAAATTTTGCCTATTTTCTTCCCCTTTTTACTGAGGGTGCTAACTGTTTACTGGGTATACTTCTATGGCTGCCATTCACAACTAAGCACCTTGCCTCAATGATTGTTATTTATGTATGAACCTCACAGTAAATATTTGCAGGGTATTGAATCCCTAGGAGCATCACATCCAAGCACGGTCCTGCCCTTGCCTGAGAACCCAAGGTTTGCTGGGCAAAGATCAGGAGCAAAGGCTCTTGCTGAATGTGTTTAATTTTGGATCGCTGAGACTACACTCATCTCAATGGCAATCAGCTCAACTCAGCTTGCACTGGGAATCATAACTACAGCATTTCTAGTCTGTAGGGTTCAGCTACTCATTAGCTAAACTTATGTTTTTCAATTGATAATTTTACACATTACTTTTTTCAAAAACTTGCACAAagacagaattcatttggttagagttaaagAGCAAAATgagtatgatcacgctactaggggtattctatatccttccAAATAGTGAGAAGACGATAGAGGAgctaatctgcagggaaatcagatgtgcagtcactatagagtggtgatattgggggactttaattacccaaacctTGATTGGGATCATTTTAGAGTAAAGAGTAAGTAGGgggaagaatttttaaaatgtgtttaggagaacttccttgatcagtttgTTCTCAGCCCAGCTAGAAAataggcattactggatctggtgctgggaaacaaggtgggccaagtggaccaagtgtctgtgggggagcactttggtaagagtgatcatcatattataaggtttagactagtaatgcagaaaagcaagaaacAAAATAAGGTCGAATGTccgtctagattggaagagagctaatttcaatgcaaCGAGAAGGGATCTGGCCAggatagaatggaaccaaagactggcaggaagagttgcattggaacaatgggttatctttaaggaagaaatgcttcaggtgcaggctaggAACATTTCCACAAGGGTGAAAGGTCGGGGAACCAAggcagggagatagagatgatgaagaaacaaaaaagagggtgtatactGCATGTCAGGTGAAATCATCAAGTGAGAACGATAAgttaagaggggaggtgaagaggacaaTAAGACTGCCAAAGagcgaatatgaaaatagaatggcagtcaacataaaagggaacccaaagatattctaccagcatgt is a genomic window of Heterodontus francisci isolate sHetFra1 chromosome 33, sHetFra1.hap1, whole genome shotgun sequence containing:
- the si:busm1-163l24.4 gene encoding breast cancer type 1 susceptibility protein homolog isoform X3, which gives rise to MKTIHAFELDTGYEFSVDKSPKKTPAAINSYKQLWQDDSHTWNNNTPQNVLATGVSKTRTLKVCSDPPLTEFIRRVSPRNKRQKIDVPPVYVEIDSDSSEEPLFKTHVNVKSTLQQKTVNKKATSQKEKIDRCDNDEKPYEGKKPKLSKPILEELFSSEMDNDMSEDTANTDAGDYSCATESETEQKQMTENKSESSFCSPEAPGKIFTSSINNANESSSQIAVERVNGQNCIDGNELFTDSLTPLSEKSALEKEANQLDNHEELNQKDSTWIVRDENDYQSGTQPNHSSVLKVSKRKSQRIIKKVSEWLSKINVDEVTAIGVEFNPHDQNTESDSLAERESHACCEEASSSDDTEKVEYDLLTSLKDVAKVTVTDVKNKIFGKTYKRGKRKSAPVSWSFNSESKSDDLTSHREDVFVISCNKTQKGKKSNGLDPEDFIKRTVYDNDNHDSGIQNGNNQTGHKEHVPISKSIETEPNKEIIDESSDIKQNDKLVVASLTKAVICSDMVEDSKQNVQQPDLELCKTDAESKKKMNKSLRKKGRKSSIKQTKKRTKPLQLVSQLVRADGSPRNSPTDMNENKIDSFPSSEEPVKAELEMRTTRRSTRLKLLDEELILQDKNIGKKSKLTTLHSHLMPVAGIAPSAEPSEENTDAGMVCVETESLPLPDVIVQDCNEQLPNTNYSKQDYVASHGSVGHCTVEELEDSAAVRLSENVHKQLRGCGKTETDDATVPVEYSLCSDHRSCKVASGTQPEGSGSQTSLLLLAPPPIPVKKLSDPQEHFNGIGKGEVHPNGTACLSENHSRLGTVNSEDNNSEEVSVKQQTRLKEATEDSEVDTELLLKSFRSSKRRSFILIPATDHPSVEDECATTPVSKCVNAVSACKSKEINGGDAVNKDYDGNFATHQKTEKVNLDKSGSPVEEAKVANDVKSKHCTSELGNVLLLNRADPDSVEIVPPTLGFPRHIQEAVPLLSSRRKGKRNTRLLRGKGSNSSHSLVTIEKEIFDSDKSSHATACEQLSSNTNNNSWLKNAASAVEDRTLEVAVRQDVLGLESSAYPESELMFSTRDQLGQEVNEKDTYQEKKSDKLLKGRVFYKNSELPQNVPMALESTTESELVKLTDVARYHSQPIFTNAQESITTGNKTGENKCPQNSQMSSITPDGLLDYADDNINKSNTKSVDELDEMQSKCEMREDKERLKRYETATEELKSRSLQNSLTRDLVQGRRKRPVKLSTSESETSDEELPCFQIFGFNRLGSNAPSVSQSPLSTTHPSLKSSLVQTNFPNSSTEVKKTFYAEVNKLEENVGEDSPKNECLSPSQESEESPDLFSYSDGSSPDASPQPKLSSKTHHKQINALSVTESESQDEKNDSKVEETWGGTPAPYLQTQHLEGGKVPGNDSEASHTGDSSPESEILTTQQRYAIQDNIKKLEREMAVLEAVLDEHGSQDTEHSLSTTRLEDCPELLEQQEETDGSLIKKVTAEFHLGDSENLQSRTKCLPATEAIRPQPLLNTSVTFTHGDKEETECPKSLMDLEIRQMAERFQAVNGSLNQFQSTAGSQEEMTDSPNAAQKKEEIKEQINSDSEGNVDAGGEKLLKDIAWTHKLESAGKRNCVLTPARSPSILSPMVGCQPTEDVAGSPSLSEPQHEQTDRRTSSKSFKHNKSSLTSSPVFNKGSSSAKSTVVMVQKKMSFVASGLNKNEILLVETFARKTGAAFLSGFSPSTTHVIMKTDTDLVCERTLKYFLGIAGRRWVISYQWIVECFRKGMVIDEHAFEVQGDVINGRNHNGPRKARKTADGKLLLSHYEICCFGSFTGMSRDELEWMVELCGASIIREPYLFTYSPQYRDSTTTLWLPENGFWTVLLAIRTINWKLIWSAFHIETWNKLDILKIYLIFRWNTNNKKL